From the Candidatus Omnitrophota bacterium genome, the window ATCCCCTGGTGCAATTTTTATATAAGACTACTGAACCCATACTCTATCCCATCAGGAAAATCCTGCCTGCAGGATTCGGGATAGATATTTCTCCGATAATTGCATTTTTGGCGATATTGTTTTTCAGGTCATTTTTGGTCAGGACATTAATGGATTTAGCCATAAGATTGAGGTAATCCCGCAAAGGGAGGCGTATGCTATCCGTAAAGATAACCAAACTTTTAAAAAACAGGGCGTTTATCAGCGTGGCTACGGCTGATTTTAACGGCCAGCCGAATGCCGCGCCTAAATTTTTCTTAAAATTAGAAAATAATTTTATTTATCTGGCTGATTATACCATCGGCAAGACCTGGGAGAATTTAAAGGTTAACCCTTGTGTCTCGCTGTCATTTATGGAGCCGGATACGCTGATAGGCTATCAGATAAATGGGGCGGTTGAGATAATAGATAAGGGCCCTGAATATGATAAAATGATGAGTGAGTTCAGGGAAAGAGAAGTAGATCTTTCGGCAAAGCGTATTATCGAAGGCCTCTATAGGGGCCGGGGGCATGAGACTTTTGAATTAACGTTTCCTGAGCGTGTCGTTATCTTTAAAATTAAATTAAAAGATATAGCGGAAATCGGGCCGCGCGGGGACTTAAGGAGAGAGAAAGTATAAGGGAGCTGTATATGAAAGGCCTAAGGGGCTTAGCTACGGGAATAGGGAGCCTGCCGTATCGGGATGCCGACGAAGCATTAGAGGTGATATTTAAATATGTGCCGGATATCCCCTTCTGGCCGCAATTACCCAAGCGCGACATCCGTGAAGGGATGGTGGCGCAGTTTAGCGAGAATTTACCTTGTTTAAGAATAGCGCGCGAAGGTTTATTCTTTTCTGCGCTTGAAGATAAAGACAAGGAACTGGAAATTTTTTATGAGCGTATAATTGCCGGCGAAACGGATTATTTTAAAATAAGCAAGGATTTTGCCTTAGGCCTCTATAAATTTTACCAGAGATTAGAGAATTCCGATCTAAAAAATATAGAGTTTATTAAATGCCAGATTACCGGGCCGTTTACTTTTGCCGCCAGCATAAAGGATGAAAAGGGGAAGGCGCTTTTACACGATAGCGTGTTTATGCAGGCAATTTTAAAAGGCCTGCAGATGAAGGCGCTCTGGCAGATAAAACTTTTTAAAAAATTCGGCAAGAAGATAATTATGTTCCTGGATGAGCCGTATCTGGGCTGTTTTGGCTCTGCCTACACGCCTATAAACAGGGAGGATGTGGTTAAGGGGTTATCGGAGCTTACAGGCCCCATAAAGTCCGATAATGTCTTGATAGGAGTCCACTGCTGCGGCAATACGGATTGGTCTATTTTTACGGATATCCAGGCCATAGATATTATCAATTTCGATGCCTTTGGTTTTTTAGATAAACTCGTTCTTTACGCAGGCAATCTCAACGATTTCTTAAAAAGAGGAGGCATCCTCTGTTGGGGCATAGTGCCGACACAGGAATTTACCGGCCAAGAGACCGTCGCATCCTTTGAAAAAAAGATCAAAGAAGGCATAGATATATTAGGTAAAAAGGGCGTGGATAAGGATTTATTGTTAAGCAGGCTCTTAATCAGCCCGGCTTGCGGCCTGGGCACGCTGGATATCCGGAAATCGGAGAATATATTTAGATTACTTTCAGAGTTATCCTCGTCTATCGGAAAAACTCCCTAAAAATAAATTGTTTGACAAGTTAACTTAAAAATTATATTATAGAGAAGTCTTTTTTTAAGGAGGCAAGGGATTAGATGAACCCCGCCCTTCCTAAGAGGGCTGGGATAGAACAGAAAGGAAGGGCGGGGTGAAAGAAATACGCATCCACGCGCGCGCGGGCCAGGGCGCGATTACTACGGCGGCATTATTAGGGTATGCCTATTTTTTAAAAGGTATGTACCCTTATGCCTTTCCGAATTTCGGCGCAGCCAGGATGGGAGCGCCCATGAATGCCTTTGTGCGCGTAGATGCCAAGCCTGTGCGCCTGCGCAGCCAAATATATGAACCCGATTATGTTCTGGTAATGGACTCAACCCTGATGCGCGGCTTTAATTGTTTTTCCGGCCTGCAAGAGAACGGCGTAGCTATTATTAATGATAAAGAGGGCGCGGAAGCGCCCAAGGTAAAGGCAAAACAAAAAATATTTGTGGTCCCT encodes:
- a CDS encoding pyridoxamine 5'-phosphate oxidase family protein; amino-acid sequence: MLSVKITKLLKNRAFISVATADFNGQPNAAPKFFLKLENNFIYLADYTIGKTWENLKVNPCVSLSFMEPDTLIGYQINGAVEIIDKGPEYDKMMSEFREREVDLSAKRIIEGLYRGRGHETFELTFPERVVIFKIKLKDIAEIGPRGDLRREKV
- a CDS encoding YggT family protein, producing MFVFGNFLIAIAKILDVVLIILYWLILVRALISWVSPDPFNPLVQFLYKTTEPILYPIRKILPAGFGIDISPIIAFLAILFFRSFLVRTLMDLAIRLR
- a CDS encoding 2-oxoacid:acceptor oxidoreductase family protein, whose product is MKEIRIHARAGQGAITTAALLGYAYFLKGMYPYAFPNFGAARMGAPMNAFVRVDAKPVRLRSQIYEPDYVLVMDSTLMRGFNCFSGLQENGVAIINDKEGAEAPKVKAKQKIFVVPATEIALKAIGRPLGNTTLIGAFAAATGELDLDTLLQVVKKRFSGKAQEGNIQAITQGYEYIKKAV
- a CDS encoding methionine synthase, producing the protein MKGLRGLATGIGSLPYRDADEALEVIFKYVPDIPFWPQLPKRDIREGMVAQFSENLPCLRIAREGLFFSALEDKDKELEIFYERIIAGETDYFKISKDFALGLYKFYQRLENSDLKNIEFIKCQITGPFTFAASIKDEKGKALLHDSVFMQAILKGLQMKALWQIKLFKKFGKKIIMFLDEPYLGCFGSAYTPINREDVVKGLSELTGPIKSDNVLIGVHCCGNTDWSIFTDIQAIDIINFDAFGFLDKLVLYAGNLNDFLKRGGILCWGIVPTQEFTGQETVASFEKKIKEGIDILGKKGVDKDLLLSRLLISPACGLGTLDIRKSENIFRLLSELSSSIGKTP